A single Nicotiana tabacum cultivar K326 chromosome 5, ASM71507v2, whole genome shotgun sequence DNA region contains:
- the LOC107775875 gene encoding pectin acetylesterase 8-like has translation MDDQYSFKGILSNEPNENPDFFNWNRVKVKYCDGSSFTGDIEEVDPVTGLHFRGARVFLAIMEDLLYKGMWKAENAILSGTSPGGLASILHCDKFRSFFSTSARVKCISDAGFFLNIKTILGEPHIEELYKRVATLHGSTKNLPRSCTSSYLDPSLVRSSNLFVE, from the exons ATGGATGATCAATATTCTTTTAAGGGAATATTAAGCAACGAGCCTAACGAAAATCCAG ACTTTTTTAATTGGAATAGAGTAAAGGTTAAGTATTGCGATGGGTCATCTTTTACTGGTGATATTGAAGAAGTTGACCCA GTTACTGGACTCCACTTCAGAGGGGCAAGAGTTTTCCTTGCCATCATGGAGGATTTATTATACAAAGGAATGTGGAAAGCTGAAAAT GCCATTTTGAGTGGAACTTCACCTGGAGGATTAGCTTCAATACTACATTGTGACAAGTTTAGAAGCTTTTTCTCCACTAGTGCTAGAGTAAAATGCATTTCTGATGCTGGTTTCTTTTTAAATAT AAAAACTATTTTGGGTGAACCTCATATTGAAGAGttatataaaagagttgcaacaTTGCAC GGATCAACAAAGAACCTTCCACGATCTTGCACCAGCTCCTACTTAGACCCAAGTTTGGTAAGATCGAGCAATTTGTTTGTGGAATAA